Proteins found in one Crassostrea angulata isolate pt1a10 chromosome 3, ASM2561291v2, whole genome shotgun sequence genomic segment:
- the LOC128176123 gene encoding peptidyl-prolyl cis-trans isomerase FKBP8-like, giving the protein MDSIPSQESEKLETDGSFSEKSEYIQNGFDKDSNSYPAESSVTSEDNVNMNNSVHLNTTSLSEEISFSESGKNALDQNSESSDQNEDEMPPLIDNENVTNQSLMDQEKKSAMDESENKSNPEPISVSMNRDNVKENDVKDECLREINQEKTCTGEDAEKEEEEYLDILGNGSLKRKILRAAAKNAKRPISSDLVTIKVEGKLEDGTKVDVYDSLSFVLGDGDVIQAWDLAVALMEEGQVIELQTDARFAYGEKGRKPDIPPNSSIAYIIELVKKDYPMDYESMSAAEKLKYGENKRERGNFLFVREEFVSAINSYNKAVRILDPATCSDTAESLQKLLESRLKCYNNMAACQLKTDAYDAAIKSCRMVLDVQPDNVKALFRTGKGLAAKGETKEGLMFMRRAQKLDPDTKVINQEIMKLSKKLQAESQSEKDMYQKMLGQKPPAKTNKQSENSSSVWKWTSVIGGVTIAIVAMGITAYRHLQH; this is encoded by the exons A TGGATTCTATACCTAGTCAGGAGTCTGAAAAATTGGAAACCGATGGATCTTTTTCTGAGAAGAGTGAATACATTCAAAATGGTTTTGATAAAGACAGTAACTCTTACCCAGCAGAGTCAAGTGTTACATCGGAGGATAATGTGAATATGAATAATTCCGTTCACTTGAACACTACATCACTGTCAGAAGAGATTTCATTCTCTGAGAGTGGAAAAAATGCATTAGATCAAAACTCTGAGTCAAGTGATCAAAATGAGGATGAAATGCCCCCACTCATTGACAATGAAAATGTCACAAATCAAAGTCTGATGGATCAAGAAAAGAAAAGTGCAATGGATGAAAGTGAAAACAAGAGTAATCCAGAACCAATCAGTGTTAGTATGAATCGAGACAATGTCAAGGAAAATGATGTGAAGGATGAGTGTTTACGTGAAATTAATCAGGAAAAGACATGCACAGGTGAAGATGCCGAAAAGGAGGAAGAGGAATATTTGGATATTCTTGGAAATGGATCTCTTAAAAGAAAG ATTTTAAGAGCTGCAGCTAAGAATGCCAAAAGACCAATAAGCAGTGATTTGGTTACAATCAAAGTAGAAGGAAAGCTCGAAGATGGGACCAAAGTGGATGTATATGATTCCCTGTCATTTGTTTTGGGGGATGGTGATGTTATCCAAG CCTGGGATTTGGCTGTAGCTTTAATGGAGGAAGGACAAGTTATAGAACTGCAGACTGATGCTAGATTCGCTTATGGTGAAAAAGGAAG AAAACCGGACATTCCACCAAACTCATCAATTGCATACATCATAGAGCTGGTAAAAAAGGATTACCCCATGGATTATGAAAGCATGTCAGCAGCTGAAAAACTGAAATATGG AGAAAATAAAAGAGAGAGAGGAAACTTTCTGTTTGTGAGGGAAGAGTTTGTTTCTGCAATCAACTCCTACAACAA GGCTGTCCGGATTTTGGATCCTGCCACTTGTTCAGATACAGCTGAGAGTCTACAAAAATTACTGGAGAGCCGACTCAAATGTTACAACAATATGGCAGCATGTCAACTGAAA acaGATGCTTATGATGCTGCCATTAAGTCCTGCAGAATGGTGCTTGATGTACAGCCAGATAATGTGAAAGCTTTATTCAGAACAGGAAAG GGCCTGGCTGCCAAGGGAGAAACAAAGGAAGGACTGATGTTCATGAGGAGAGCTCAAAAGTTGGACCCTGACACAAAG GTCATCAATCAAGAAATTATGAAACTCAGTAAAAAATTGCAAGCTGAGAGCCAATCAGAAAAAGATATGTACCAGAAAATGTTGGGACAAAAACCTCCTGCCAAGACCAACAAACAATCGGAGAACTCGAGTTCAGTG TGGAAGTGGACTTCAGTCATCGGCGGGGTCACCATAGCGATTGTTGCCATGGGGATTACAGCATACAGACACTTGCAACACTGA